A stretch of Parachlamydia sp. AcF125 DNA encodes these proteins:
- a CDS encoding SEC-C metal-binding domain-containing protein, protein MTEKIGRNEPCTCGSGKKYKNCCLNKSTAPRKFTAKWLGSPQKKTEPVNLMERTFGEAIAHAAQQETPPLISKSFKQQSEDVKENHPS, encoded by the coding sequence ATGACTGAAAAAATTGGACGCAATGAACCTTGCACATGCGGATCAGGAAAAAAATATAAAAATTGCTGCTTAAATAAATCCACTGCACCTAGAAAATTTACCGCTAAATGGCTAGGTTCTCCTCAAAAAAAAACAGAGCCTGTTAATTTAATGGAAAGAACCTTTGGAGAAGCAATCGCCCATGCCGCCCAACAAGAAACTCCCCCCTTAATTTCTAAATCTTTTAAACAGCAAAGTGAGGACGTTAAGGAAAATCATCCCAGTTAA
- a CDS encoding AAA family ATPase: MEKSLPNEQESRITIQGVELALGFPDVFQFEWIGQQDVMDQLLAAWLVIDPDDIPLNPRLIGKPGVGKTTLAYAAAKKIKKDVYIYQCTMDTRPEDLLITPVIDKTGGIRYVASALVTAMIRGQVCILDEANRMSEKSWASLAPLLDTRRYIESIVAGLKISAHPDFRVCVTMNDDASTFEIPEYVHSRLQPQIYLDFPEAEEEKRILKENLPFVEEHIVDYVVHFLQNAHHKNENYTIRDGINIARYAAKRIRSLKGKPTNLNNLLQQAVVMTLGDEALEHII; this comes from the coding sequence ATGGAAAAGTCTCTCCCCAATGAACAGGAAAGCCGCATCACCATTCAAGGAGTAGAACTTGCCCTCGGATTTCCAGATGTTTTTCAATTTGAATGGATCGGCCAGCAAGATGTGATGGATCAGCTCCTAGCAGCATGGCTCGTGATCGATCCTGACGATATCCCTCTTAACCCTCGCTTAATCGGAAAGCCAGGGGTGGGCAAAACCACACTTGCTTATGCAGCTGCCAAAAAAATAAAAAAAGATGTGTATATTTATCAATGTACCATGGATACGCGCCCTGAAGATCTATTGATCACGCCGGTGATAGACAAAACAGGTGGGATTCGGTACGTCGCCTCGGCCTTAGTCACAGCAATGATTCGAGGGCAGGTTTGCATTTTGGATGAGGCTAACCGCATGAGTGAAAAATCGTGGGCTTCTCTTGCTCCTTTGTTAGATACGCGCCGCTACATCGAATCGATTGTAGCGGGTCTCAAAATTTCTGCGCATCCAGACTTCCGAGTTTGTGTAACCATGAATGACGATGCCTCCACTTTTGAAATTCCCGAATATGTGCATAGCCGCCTACAACCCCAAATCTATTTAGATTTTCCGGAAGCGGAAGAGGAAAAAAGAATCTTAAAGGAAAATCTCCCCTTTGTAGAGGAGCATATTGTAGATTACGTGGTGCATTTTCTTCAAAATGCCCATCATAAAAATGAAAATTACACGATTAGAGATGGAATTAATATCGCCCGATACGCCGCCAAAAGAATCCGCAGCTTAAAAGGAAAGCCCACTAACCTCAACAATTTACTTCAGCAAGCTGTCGTGATGACTTTAGGCGATGAAGCTCTTGAGCATATTATCTAA
- a CDS encoding HipA N-terminal domain-containing protein produces the protein MKRAKVFVNEILAGELIELEKGRHYRFIYLEDYKGQPVSLEMPLIKLSYDYDRFPPFFEGLLPEGLMLEGLLRQTKLDRNDLMRQLIAVGGDLVGNITVAEADDE, from the coding sequence ATGAAAAGAGCTAAGGTATTTGTAAACGAGATTTTAGCTGGGGAACTCATAGAGTTAGAAAAAGGGAGACATTATCGCTTTATCTACCTGGAAGATTATAAAGGGCAGCCAGTCTCTCTTGAAATGCCTCTTATAAAATTAAGCTATGACTACGATCGATTTCCTCCTTTTTTTGAAGGGCTCCTGCCTGAGGGGCTTATGCTAGAAGGATTATTAAGGCAGACCAAGCTCGATCGCAATGATTTAATGAGGCAGCTTATTGCCGTAGGGGGAGACCTTGTAGGAAATATAACTGTCGCCGAGGCTGATGATGAATAG
- a CDS encoding RNA-binding protein gives MKKKIFVGNLSWKVTDDILRSVFEKIGKVVSVKIITDQYTGKSKGFGFVEMESSEDADKAIRELNETAVLERNIRVSLAQERSERSGNREPRESHGGGRGGFRNARHSTNM, from the coding sequence ATGAAAAAGAAAATTTTTGTCGGCAACTTATCCTGGAAAGTGACAGATGATATTTTACGCTCTGTTTTTGAAAAAATAGGGAAAGTTGTGTCCGTAAAAATTATCACCGATCAATATACAGGCAAATCAAAAGGATTCGGCTTTGTTGAGATGGAAAGCTCTGAAGATGCTGACAAGGCTATTCGGGAATTAAATGAAACAGCTGTTTTAGAGCGCAACATTCGCGTCAGCCTAGCTCAAGAGCGTTCTGAGCGTTCTGGAAACCGTGAACCACGTGAAAGCCATGGCGGCGGCCGCGGTGGGTTTAGAAATGCTAGACACTCAACTAACATGTAA
- a CDS encoding type II toxin-antitoxin system Y4mF family antitoxin encodes MDATQIGTLIRFHRKKSGLSQSELGKLAGLGKTVIFDIEKGKQSIRLNTLLKVLKVLNIKLEFQSPLMALFKESLNEKS; translated from the coding sequence ATGGACGCAACCCAAATAGGAACACTTATTCGATTTCACCGTAAAAAAAGCGGGTTATCGCAAAGTGAGCTTGGAAAATTAGCAGGACTAGGCAAAACAGTGATTTTTGATATTGAAAAGGGAAAGCAGTCCATCCGTTTAAACACTCTTTTGAAGGTGTTAAAAGTTTTAAATATAAAGCTTGAGTTTCAAAGTCCGTTAATGGCCTTATTTAAGGAAAGCTTAAATGAAAAGAGCTAA
- a CDS encoding DUF488 domain-containing protein produces the protein MKIKLKRVYDPVSPQDGVRVLVERLWPRGIKKENLKYDLWLKEIAPSPDLRKWFAHDPAKWGAFQEKYREELDKNPAAIQKIKNLNSKMITLLYSSKDTEHNNAVCLKNYLENKLK, from the coding sequence ATGAAAATTAAACTTAAAAGAGTCTACGATCCGGTTTCACCGCAAGATGGTGTTCGTGTTTTAGTAGAACGGTTATGGCCTCGAGGAATCAAAAAAGAAAATCTCAAGTATGATCTTTGGTTAAAAGAGATTGCGCCAAGCCCTGATCTTCGCAAATGGTTTGCTCATGATCCGGCTAAATGGGGCGCATTTCAAGAAAAATACCGAGAGGAATTGGATAAAAATCCAGCAGCTATTCAAAAGATTAAAAATTTAAATAGCAAAATGATTACTTTGCTGTATAGCTCTAAAGATACTGAACATAATAATGCCGTTTGCTTAAAGAATTACTTGGAAAATAAACTTAAATAA
- a CDS encoding F-box/WD40 repeat-containing protein, translated as MNLENSSIHRYVFPVLEEVERQQKRLPTTAYNEIGIKIFAKLGARDLSQAELVCKEWKELIRGRHSNLGGKFYTLWERFDENRRSVSQNAFPLQNSLISSPAEKEEYNNTLPDEIWAHIFSYLGGKDLRSCQQACARWDALTTNYRFWKPLLEKSFPLLAVVSEKLKIHPKDQLTAQANIIAYAGNKLDCVKIMDFTFLAMEKGHQEDVQARFSPNGKQIIISSDFHTLNSGIISLWDVNTRKCLLEESSSYGRVGASFSPDSQRLVTFSPDRQDVGKTIRLWDPNTGECLKTLGKEVNIQTACFSPDSQRLVIHDGSKSISLWDAKSGERLLALEENLSWSDDASFSFSPNSQRLLIYDYEFASLWDANTGKCLHTWEEGITGVAATFSPDSQQIAMARVDFICLWDANTGERLHTLTENDTDSELRLFFSPDSQRLIIDNGGLSLWDAKIGTRLITWNNENWYDVTSLKTISFSPNSQRLVIHSHSGERLESIIFLDANTGGCLHREEGPKGFKTFNGAFFSPNGQKLVITSPRALQIWDGQTGEAQYYISVPKFRKAFFSLSSTCLVISDSHAVYLWGGGGRRIVGKYSACRSVSFSPNGGQLLVGLKIFDFFPAKEG; from the coding sequence GTGAATTTGGAAAATTCAAGCATTCATCGTTATGTATTTCCGGTCCTTGAGGAAGTAGAAAGACAGCAAAAGCGCCTCCCTACAACTGCGTATAACGAAATTGGTATAAAAATTTTTGCAAAATTAGGCGCGCGCGATCTGTCCCAAGCAGAGTTAGTCTGTAAAGAATGGAAAGAACTGATTCGAGGTCGGCATAGTAACTTAGGGGGGAAGTTTTATACTTTATGGGAGCGGTTTGATGAAAATCGCAGAAGCGTGTCCCAAAATGCTTTTCCCTTGCAAAACTCTCTTATCTCTTCTCCTGCAGAAAAAGAAGAGTATAATAATACGCTTCCTGATGAGATATGGGCGCACATTTTTTCATACTTGGGAGGGAAAGACCTACGTTCCTGCCAGCAGGCTTGCGCAAGATGGGACGCATTAACAACAAACTATCGGTTCTGGAAGCCTTTGCTCGAGAAAAGTTTTCCTTTATTAGCCGTTGTGTCCGAAAAATTAAAGATTCATCCTAAAGATCAATTAACTGCCCAAGCAAATATAATAGCTTATGCAGGAAATAAGCTTGATTGTGTAAAAATTATGGATTTTACCTTTCTAGCAATGGAAAAAGGGCATCAGGAAGACGTACAAGCTCGGTTTTCTCCTAATGGTAAGCAAATAATTATCTCTAGCGACTTCCATACCCTTAATTCTGGCATTATTAGCCTGTGGGATGTGAACACCAGAAAATGCCTATTAGAAGAAAGCTCGTCGTATGGAAGAGTTGGAGCATCCTTTTCCCCAGATAGTCAAAGGCTAGTGACTTTTTCTCCAGATAGACAGGATGTTGGCAAAACTATTCGCCTGTGGGATCCTAATACGGGAGAATGTCTAAAAACCTTAGGAAAAGAAGTGAATATCCAAACGGCATGCTTTTCGCCAGATAGCCAGCGATTAGTTATCCACGATGGCTCTAAATCTATTAGCTTGTGGGATGCTAAGAGTGGAGAACGTTTGCTTGCTTTGGAAGAAAACCTCTCTTGGAGTGACGACGCGTCCTTCTCTTTTTCTCCAAATAGCCAGCGCTTGCTTATATATGATTATGAGTTTGCCAGCCTTTGGGATGCTAATACTGGAAAATGTCTACATACTTGGGAGGAAGGTATAACAGGTGTAGCTGCAACCTTTTCACCGGATAGCCAGCAAATCGCTATGGCGAGAGTTGACTTTATTTGCCTGTGGGATGCTAATACAGGAGAACGCCTACACACTTTAACTGAAAACGATACGGATTCAGAGCTAAGGCTATTTTTTTCTCCCGATAGCCAGCGACTCATTATCGATAATGGGGGCCTTTCCCTATGGGATGCTAAAATCGGAACACGCCTAATCACTTGGAATAATGAAAATTGGTATGATGTTACAAGTTTAAAAACCATTTCCTTTTCTCCCAATAGCCAACGGTTGGTTATCCATAGCCATAGTGGCGAACGCCTTGAATCCATTATTTTTTTGGATGCTAATACGGGAGGATGTCTACACAGGGAGGAAGGGCCTAAAGGTTTCAAGACTTTTAATGGAGCATTTTTTTCTCCAAATGGTCAAAAGTTAGTTATCACTAGCCCGCGTGCACTTCAAATATGGGATGGTCAAACAGGAGAAGCTCAATATTATATATCGGTTCCTAAGTTCCGCAAAGCATTTTTTTCTCTAAGCAGCACCTGTTTAGTTATCTCTGACTCACATGCGGTTTACCTATGGGGCGGAGGAGGGCGGCGCATAGTGGGAAAATACTCAGCATGTCGATCGGTATCCTTTTCTCCCAATGGAGGGCAATTATTGGTGGGGCTGAAGATTTTCGATTTTTTCCCAGCTAAGGAAGGTTAA
- a CDS encoding bifunctional 3,4-dihydroxy-2-butanone-4-phosphate synthase/GTP cyclohydrolase II yields the protein MNLSSIESAIQAFSAGQMIIISDDAERENEGDLVIAADKVTVEAIAFMVRHTTGILCMPMLEERLEELQLPQMVTENTGPRKTAFTVSVDALHGTTTGVSAYDRTATVKALIDSHTRPHDLGRPGHIFPLKYCPGGVLKRAGHTEAAVDLCRLANLYPAAVIGEIVNDDGSMARAADLRKFAETHRIPLISVEEIIRYRRKREKLVHCVSQAKIPTAFGEFTAYVYQSALDGIEHMALVKGEVAHKQNVLVRVHSECLTGDVFGSKRCDCGQQLNLALEKIAQEGAGVLVYLRGHEGRGIGLGHKLRAYTLQEQGRDTVEANLELGFPADTREYGMGAQILADLGLTTIRLLSNNPAKYGGLAGYDLQIVERVPLIPLATAENLRYLQTKQEKLGHLLTIEAK from the coding sequence ATGAATCTTTCGTCTATTGAAAGCGCCATTCAAGCTTTTTCCGCAGGCCAAATGATTATTATCTCTGACGATGCCGAAAGAGAAAATGAGGGAGATTTAGTGATTGCGGCCGACAAAGTCACGGTCGAAGCGATTGCTTTTATGGTTAGACATACGACAGGCATTTTATGTATGCCCATGCTTGAAGAGCGGCTGGAAGAATTGCAACTCCCCCAAATGGTCACCGAAAATACAGGTCCGCGCAAAACAGCTTTTACCGTCTCGGTCGATGCTTTACACGGCACCACCACGGGAGTATCGGCATATGATCGGACCGCAACTGTAAAAGCCTTAATCGACTCTCATACCCGCCCCCACGATCTTGGCCGCCCAGGGCACATCTTTCCGCTTAAATATTGCCCAGGCGGTGTTTTAAAGCGAGCGGGACATACAGAAGCCGCGGTGGACTTGTGTCGCTTAGCCAATTTATATCCCGCAGCTGTTATAGGAGAGATTGTAAACGACGATGGCTCTATGGCCCGCGCAGCCGACCTGCGCAAATTTGCCGAAACGCATCGAATTCCTTTAATTTCTGTGGAAGAGATCATTCGTTACCGCAGAAAACGGGAAAAATTGGTGCATTGCGTCTCTCAAGCCAAAATTCCCACAGCTTTTGGAGAATTTACCGCCTATGTTTATCAATCCGCCCTAGATGGGATCGAACACATGGCACTTGTTAAAGGAGAGGTCGCTCACAAGCAAAACGTTTTGGTGCGCGTGCATTCCGAATGCTTGACAGGCGACGTTTTTGGCTCAAAGCGCTGTGACTGCGGGCAACAGCTTAATTTAGCCTTGGAAAAAATTGCACAGGAAGGCGCTGGAGTGCTAGTATATCTTCGCGGACACGAAGGAAGAGGAATCGGGTTAGGCCACAAATTACGCGCTTACACCCTTCAAGAGCAAGGTCGCGATACGGTAGAAGCAAACCTCGAGTTAGGATTTCCAGCTGATACGCGGGAATACGGGATGGGCGCTCAAATTCTGGCCGACCTAGGCCTTACCACCATTCGCCTGCTGTCCAATAATCCGGCCAAATATGGGGGGCTAGCTGGTTATGACTTGCAAATTGTGGAGCGAGTCCCTTTAATTCCTCTTGCAACAGCTGAAAATTTACGCTATTTGCAAACTAAGCAAGAAAAATTAGGGCATTTATTAACGATCGAGGCAAAATAA
- a CDS encoding HipA domain-containing protein: MASKLSIQGVQPKLSVVLDVRKKEFRVVEKGGQFIIKPPHHLYEEVPQNEDLTMRLAKIIGIETPLHGMIYNIDGSLSYFIKRFDRSRNQKIGVEDFSQLLGHSRETKYESSMEKVVSVIEKHCTFPMVEKLKLFKLVIFNFITRNEDMHLKNFTLISRENKVEMSPAYDLLNTTIIIQAEEEIALPIRG; the protein is encoded by the coding sequence TTGGCATCTAAGCTCTCTATCCAAGGCGTCCAGCCGAAATTGAGTGTGGTGCTTGATGTAAGAAAAAAGGAATTTAGAGTTGTAGAGAAAGGCGGACAGTTTATCATAAAACCTCCCCACCATTTATATGAAGAAGTCCCGCAAAATGAAGATTTAACAATGCGCTTGGCTAAAATTATAGGGATAGAAACGCCTCTGCATGGGATGATTTACAATATTGATGGCTCATTAAGTTATTTTATCAAAAGGTTTGATCGGTCGAGAAACCAAAAAATTGGGGTAGAGGATTTCTCCCAACTTTTAGGACACTCGCGAGAAACGAAATATGAATCTAGCATGGAAAAAGTGGTATCTGTCATTGAAAAGCATTGCACCTTTCCAATGGTAGAAAAGCTAAAGTTATTTAAGCTTGTGATTTTTAATTTTATTACAAGGAATGAAGACATGCATTTAAAAAACTTCACCCTTATCTCACGAGAAAATAAAGTAGAAATGAGTCCGGCTTACGATCTGTTAAATACCACGATTATTATACAAGCTGAAGAAGAAATAGCCTTGCCTATAAGAGGCTGA
- a CDS encoding tRNA 2-thiocytidine biosynthesis TtcA family protein, which yields MLDLPLAQPPWTGLGKRLESMVRKALFKFQMIPDSPKMAIALSGGKDSLALLFLLKAISGRGFPPFELYAVHVHGAFSCGAGVNLNYLSSICARLEIPFLVRESNQTLETLECYSCSRERRRLLFEAAKSVGATTIAFGHHRDDNAQTLLMNLFHKAEFAGNLPKLHMREYGVTLIRPLIFIAEKEISAFAEQYGFKRITCRCPVGQHSMRRQVDQLLTQLEELFPHVRENIAQAGLLYGSDKANTP from the coding sequence ATGTTAGATTTACCTCTTGCACAACCACCCTGGACTGGACTTGGCAAACGCCTAGAAAGCATGGTGAGAAAAGCGCTATTTAAATTCCAGATGATCCCCGATTCTCCAAAAATGGCAATTGCTTTAAGTGGAGGAAAGGATAGTTTGGCCCTTCTTTTTTTGCTTAAAGCTATTTCAGGCAGAGGATTTCCCCCGTTTGAGCTTTATGCCGTGCACGTGCATGGTGCTTTTTCCTGTGGCGCAGGCGTTAATTTGAATTATTTAAGCTCCATTTGTGCTCGCTTAGAAATCCCTTTTTTGGTGCGAGAATCGAATCAAACCTTGGAAACGCTGGAATGTTACAGCTGTTCGCGGGAACGAAGGCGGTTATTGTTCGAGGCAGCCAAAAGTGTCGGAGCCACTACGATTGCCTTTGGGCACCATCGGGATGATAACGCTCAAACTCTTCTAATGAATCTTTTTCACAAAGCAGAGTTTGCTGGCAATCTCCCTAAACTACATATGCGAGAATATGGGGTCACCCTTATCCGTCCCTTGATTTTCATTGCGGAGAAAGAAATTTCGGCCTTTGCCGAGCAGTATGGATTTAAAAGGATTACTTGTCGATGCCCGGTAGGGCAACACTCGATGCGGCGCCAAGTGGATCAATTGCTTACCCAATTAGAAGAGCTCTTTCCTCATGTGCGGGAAAACATTGCCCAAGCAGGCTTGTTGTACGGGTCAGACAAAGCAAATACCCCTTAA
- a CDS encoding riboflavin synthase, which translates to MFTGIVEETGTIRKTIAHQKGMRLEIDSKTVLCDAKIGDSIAVNGCCLTVVEMANEGLRQWWAADAVAETLQRTNLQHLKPGDRVNLERALKLNDRLGGHLVQGHVDGIGILETIQILPDGSHDFIIAPPPSLLRYVVKKGSITLDGVSLTVCLVDERTFSVTLIPHTRAVTTLGQKTAGALLNIEVDLLAKYVEKLSEPFRNVSNKENLS; encoded by the coding sequence ATGTTTACAGGGATAGTAGAAGAAACGGGCACCATTCGCAAAACGATAGCCCATCAAAAAGGGATGCGCCTTGAAATTGACTCTAAAACCGTCTTATGCGACGCCAAAATTGGAGATTCAATTGCAGTTAATGGATGTTGCTTGACTGTCGTCGAAATGGCAAATGAGGGCTTAAGACAATGGTGGGCAGCAGATGCCGTAGCCGAAACTCTCCAGCGCACCAATTTGCAACATTTGAAACCTGGAGACCGAGTTAATTTAGAGCGGGCTCTAAAATTAAATGATCGGCTAGGAGGACACCTTGTCCAAGGACATGTGGATGGGATAGGCATCCTTGAAACCATTCAAATTTTACCCGATGGGTCGCATGATTTTATCATTGCCCCTCCCCCTAGCCTGCTGCGTTACGTGGTAAAAAAAGGATCGATCACTTTAGACGGCGTGAGTTTAACCGTATGTTTAGTAGATGAACGCACTTTTTCTGTTACCCTGATCCCCCATACACGCGCTGTGACAACTTTAGGGCAAAAAACCGCAGGCGCGCTCCTCAATATCGAAGTTGACCTGCTAGCAAAATATGTGGAAAAGCTTTCTGAGCCTTTTCGAAACGTTTCAAACAAGGAAAATTTATCATGA
- a CDS encoding YihY/virulence factor BrkB family protein — protein MNIPLLSFQGKLSNTFKKIVHVSQDAVNKFIEHDCYTKSASLAFYTLLSIVPVLAVAFGIARGFGFQQAFESFVLDKFPENKEITGQILEFANKTLQHAESSVITGFGVLILFWSVFSLLGSIETSLNAIWHIKIARSLGKKITHYITLIILSPLLFAIVSSAIVFLVAQIQLATQAAVGATVIHPVMVVIVNFFSLVMSWILFGAIYLLMPNTYVQLRYGVFAGIVAGTFYQIVQWIYIHIQIYLSSYGTIYGSLAAIPLFFIWLQISWLIVLFGAELAFNAESHALQYGFGADKSEMISKNSAALLIVKKCMESLIEGCSPLSVFTLTRELGIPLENALELTDSLIEGGILLKIHSDTCEQGFQPALPLRELTYQRVLQAVEKGSIEQIAIRPSPYLEEIRDNLKKLDEEHAKLAIPLLPIYF, from the coding sequence ATGAATATCCCCTTACTTTCCTTTCAAGGTAAACTTTCAAACACTTTCAAAAAAATCGTGCATGTTTCTCAAGACGCTGTAAATAAATTTATTGAGCATGATTGCTACACAAAAAGCGCTTCTTTAGCTTTTTATACGCTTCTTTCGATTGTTCCTGTCTTAGCTGTAGCGTTTGGGATTGCGCGAGGATTTGGATTTCAGCAAGCTTTTGAATCTTTCGTGTTGGATAAATTCCCTGAAAACAAAGAGATCACCGGGCAAATTTTAGAATTTGCCAATAAAACGCTTCAACATGCAGAAAGTAGCGTGATTACAGGATTTGGGGTGCTGATTCTTTTTTGGTCAGTTTTTAGTTTGCTAGGAAGTATCGAAACTTCTTTAAATGCGATTTGGCATATTAAGATTGCCCGTTCACTTGGAAAAAAAATTACGCACTATATCACCCTTATTATTTTAAGCCCTTTGCTCTTTGCCATTGTAAGCAGCGCCATCGTCTTTCTAGTCGCTCAAATTCAACTGGCTACCCAAGCTGCAGTGGGAGCCACAGTTATTCACCCTGTGATGGTCGTGATTGTTAATTTTTTTTCCCTTGTGATGAGTTGGATTTTGTTCGGTGCCATTTATTTGCTTATGCCTAATACGTATGTTCAGCTACGTTATGGGGTTTTTGCAGGGATTGTGGCGGGTACATTTTATCAAATTGTGCAGTGGATTTATATTCATATTCAAATCTATCTTTCAAGTTATGGCACAATTTATGGAAGCCTAGCGGCGATTCCGTTGTTTTTCATATGGTTGCAAATTAGTTGGCTAATTGTGTTGTTCGGGGCGGAGTTGGCATTTAATGCTGAAAGTCATGCTTTGCAATATGGTTTTGGGGCTGATAAATCCGAAATGATTTCTAAGAATTCTGCGGCCCTCCTCATCGTAAAAAAATGCATGGAGTCCCTTATCGAGGGGTGTTCCCCCCTTTCAGTCTTTACTTTAACCCGCGAACTTGGTATTCCTTTAGAAAATGCTCTTGAGCTAACTGATTCCTTAATAGAAGGAGGAATTCTTTTAAAAATCCACTCCGACACTTGCGAGCAAGGCTTTCAACCTGCTCTACCCTTGCGAGAGCTTACCTATCAACGCGTTTTACAAGCTGTTGAAAAAGGATCCATTGAGCAAATTGCCATACGGCCGAGTCCCTATTTAGAAGAAATACGAGATAACTTAAAAAAGCTTGACGAAGAACACGCTAAGCTTGCCATCCCCCTTTTGCCCATATATTTTTAA